GCCCCCGGCCGCGTACGCACAGCCGCTGGACGGCGCCCCGGCCGGGATCGCCTACCGCGACCTGGACCGCACCGCCGAGCGGCTCGGCCGCGACGGCCGGGCCTGGCGGGCGCTGTTCGGCCCGCTGGTCGACCGTTGGCAGGGCACCGTCGACGCCGCACTCTCCGACCAGCGCCGTCTCCCCGCCGAGCCGCTGACGGCCCTTCGGCTGGGCCTGCGGATCGCCGAGTTCGGCACCCCGGCCTGGGGGGCGCGGCTGCGCGAGCCGGCCGCCCGGGCCATGCTCGCGGGCGTCGCCGCGCACGCCGTCGCCCCGCCGCGCGCCTTCGCCCCGGCCGGCGCCGGCGTGCTGCTGGCCGCCCTCGGGCACGCCGTCGGCTGGCCGGTGCCGCGCGGCGGCAGCCAGGCGATCGCCGACGCGATGGCCGCCGAACTGGTCCGCCTCGGCGGCCGGATCACCACCGGCCACCGCGTCGAGTCGCTCGCCGAACTCCCTCCCGCCCGCGCCGTCCTGCTCGATCTCACCCCCGCCGGACTGCTCCACCTGGCCGGGCCCGCCCTGCCCGACCGATACGCCCGGCGGCTGCGCGCCTACCGCTACGGCTCGGCCGTCAGCAAGGTCGACTTCGCGCTGGCGGGGCCGGTGCCCTGGGCCGACCCGGCCTGCGCCGAGGTGGGCACCCTCCACCTGTCCGGCACCCGCGAGGAGACCGTCGCCGTCGAACGGGAGGTGGCCGCGGGCCGCCACCCGGCCCGCCCGTACGTACTCGCCGTGCAGCCCGGCATCGTCGACCCCGGCCGGGCCCCGGCCGGCCGGCACACCCTCTACAGCTACGCCCACGTGCCGCACGGGTCGACGGTGGACGTCGGGGACGCCGTGGAACGGCAGATCGAGCGCTTCGCCCCCGGCTTCCGCGACCTCGTGCTCGCCAGGACGGTCACCACCGCCGCCGACCAGCAGCTGTACAACGCCAACTACGTGGGCGGCGACATCGGCGGCGGCGCGATGACCCTATGGCAGACGGCCTTCCGCCCCGTCCCCGCCCTCGACCCGTACGCCACCCCGCTCGACGGCGTCTACCTCTGCTCCGCCGCCACCCCGCCCGGCCCCGGCGTCCACGGCATGGCCGGCCTGCACGCCGCCCGCCGCGCCCTGAAGCAGCGCTTCGGCCTCACCGGAGATCCCCTGCACCGCCTGGCACGGGGCTGAGCCCGGCCGGGTTTGCGGAATCGCCGTTGACGAGCCCGCCGCCGCTGCCGGAGGCTGTCCCGGACCGGCCGTCAGAAGGCCGACCGGACCGACCGCTCCGGGGCACGGCGGCCCGTTCCGGCCGACCGAACCGCCGCTCAGGGAGGGAACCGTGCAGCCACGGACCCGGGCCGCACTGGCCCTCCTCGCACCGGCCTCGGCCGCGGCGTTGCTCCTCGTCGGCTGCGTGCCCGGGGCGCAGCACACCGCCGTTCCCGCGCCGTCCGGGGGCGGGCCGACCCACAGCAACCGGATCCACACGGGCAGCGAGGCGAGCCCGTCGTACTGGGTGAGGTCCCCGACGGACCGCTTCGCTCTCCTGGTGGAGGAGACCGGATCGAGGAGCGATCCCGGTGGCACCCGCCGCCGCGCCGTGATCAGGTCCTACACGCCGCCGTCGTCGTCGACCGGCGAAGGGGCGCTCGGAGTGGTGGTGTGGCGCGACACCACCGAGTACGGCACGTTCGCAGACAGCCCGACCTTCCGGTGGGAGGACGCCGGGGACCGTGTCTGGATCGTCCTCACTCCCAACGGGGTGCCCCACCCGACGGTCGAGTTCCGTGTGGTCACGGAGG
This genomic window from Streptomyces sp. TLI_235 contains:
- a CDS encoding phytoene dehydrogenase-like protein; its protein translation is MDAVVVGAGPNGLAAALLLAAAGLETVVYEAAETVGGGLRTAETTLPGFRHDLCSVAHPMALASPFFRAFGLAERVELLQPPAAYAQPLDGAPAGIAYRDLDRTAERLGRDGRAWRALFGPLVDRWQGTVDAALSDQRRLPAEPLTALRLGLRIAEFGTPAWGARLREPAARAMLAGVAAHAVAPPRAFAPAGAGVLLAALGHAVGWPVPRGGSQAIADAMAAELVRLGGRITTGHRVESLAELPPARAVLLDLTPAGLLHLAGPALPDRYARRLRAYRYGSAVSKVDFALAGPVPWADPACAEVGTLHLSGTREETVAVEREVAAGRHPARPYVLAVQPGIVDPGRAPAGRHTLYSYAHVPHGSTVDVGDAVERQIERFAPGFRDLVLARTVTTAADQQLYNANYVGGDIGGGAMTLWQTAFRPVPALDPYATPLDGVYLCSAATPPGPGVHGMAGLHAARRALKQRFGLTGDPLHRLARG